Proteins co-encoded in one Arachis hypogaea cultivar Tifrunner chromosome 13, arahy.Tifrunner.gnm2.J5K5, whole genome shotgun sequence genomic window:
- the LOC112734227 gene encoding uncharacterized protein, whose translation MGAKKVRKASSFSYSDTYGSSLRVPRVKQRRFDSARYQPKLPGQLSGDGKPQKGQIESSPILEAYSLQSGDHPGLVLISQLLQQDNYSSLCRSMCLALSGKHKIGFIDGSLQKPNPIVHPVLAESCQCTNDIVTTWLLNSISKDIAASVICVSSAALLWQDLEIFLSE comes from the exons ATGGGGGCAAAAAAAGTAAGAAAAGCTTCAAGCTTTAGTTACAGCGACACCTATGGTTCTTCTTTGAGG GTGCCAAGAGTTAAACAACGTCGTTTTGATAGTGCCAGGTATCAACCAAAATTGCCAGGTCAGCTCTCCGGTGATGGGAAGCCACAGAAGGGCCAAATTGAG TCTTCGCCGATTCTCGAGGCTTATTCGCTTCAGTCTGGTGATCATCCAGGACTTGTGCTTATTTCTCAGCTGCTCCAACAAGACAATTATTCTTCATTGTGCAGATCAATGTGTCTTGCGTTGAGTGGAAAACACAAGATAGGCTTCATTGATGGTTCTTTGCAAAAACCAAATCCAATTGTTCATCCAGTGCTTGCAGAATCTTGTCAATGTACCAACGACATCGTCACGACGTGGTTGCTAAACTCGATCTCCAAGGACATTGCTGCAAGCGTGATCTGCGTGAGTTCAGCTGCTCTCCTTTGGCAGGACTTGGAGATTTTTCTCTCAGAGTAA